A single genomic interval of Acidobacteriota bacterium harbors:
- a CDS encoding septum formation initiator family protein, translated as MPVKKRAVIRELLYIAIILCCLGFIVASLFGRRGWLSLREKEARFEALQQDVDRLKRENQQLKERVDKLQKDPATVEDEIRRKMMYAKPGETIYQVTPPKESP; from the coding sequence ATGCCCGTCAAGAAGCGCGCCGTCATCCGCGAGTTGCTGTACATCGCCATCATTCTGTGTTGCCTCGGCTTCATTGTGGCGTCGCTGTTCGGGCGGCGGGGATGGCTGAGTTTGCGCGAAAAAGAGGCCCGCTTTGAGGCGCTCCAGCAGGATGTTGACCGGCTGAAGCGGGAGAACCAGCAGCTGAAAGAACGGGTGGACAAGCTGCAGAAAGATCCCGCAACGGTCGAAGACGAGATCCGACGGAAAATGATGTACGCGAAACCGGGTGAGACCATCTACCAGGTGACGCCGCCCAAGGAGTCCCCATGA
- a CDS encoding divalent-cation tolerance protein CutA, with the protein MTDACVVLCTAPDPAVAETIADRLVADRLAACINVLPGVVSIYTWQGARCRDIECLLVIKTTAAAYPALERTIRQIHPYEVPEILRLHVDDGWGAYLDWISRSVAVPVAGTESPSG; encoded by the coding sequence ATGACCGATGCCTGTGTGGTGCTCTGCACCGCCCCGGATCCCGCCGTCGCGGAAACCATCGCCGACCGTCTGGTGGCGGACCGGCTGGCCGCTTGCATCAACGTGCTGCCCGGAGTGGTTTCGATCTACACCTGGCAGGGTGCGCGGTGTCGCGACATCGAATGCCTGCTGGTTATCAAGACAACAGCCGCCGCCTATCCGGCGCTCGAGCGAACAATCCGGCAGATCCATCCGTACGAGGTGCCGGAGATCCTGCGGTTACACGTGGATGATGGCTGGGGCGCCTACCTGGATTGGATCAGCCGGTCGGTGGCGGTGCCGGTTGCTGGTACGGAATCTCCATCCGGATGA
- a CDS encoding HAMP domain-containing histidine kinase, which yields MHTQRIEAVPIDYFSGSPLLRLYHQLCLSQLTQMLIHEFNNALTSLSGYAQMALAIQREDILLKAAHNFNDVTSRLHQLVQNIHSLTRTDLDVFEPMDLKQSAVQVYKVLDHHLSKRSIRLHVTGEVEHVVSGHPVLLTLAVLTFVLDARDRLLAEGSGGEIRIELASAGSCAVVVFSDSAVKGSGLGTSEALPPLDASRLVDPRREFAARALHAIAAAHGGCVRPHDERDRRIIRMEIPYQQPAPPPTG from the coding sequence ATGCACACTCAACGCATCGAGGCAGTCCCGATCGACTATTTTTCCGGTTCGCCGCTCCTCAGACTGTACCACCAGCTCTGCCTCAGCCAGCTCACCCAGATGCTGATCCACGAATTCAACAATGCGCTGACCTCCTTGAGCGGTTATGCGCAGATGGCCCTGGCGATCCAACGTGAGGACATCCTGCTGAAGGCCGCCCACAATTTCAACGACGTGACGAGCCGGTTGCATCAACTGGTCCAGAACATCCACAGCCTGACCCGGACCGATCTGGATGTGTTCGAGCCCATGGATCTCAAGCAAAGCGCCGTGCAAGTGTACAAGGTGCTGGACCATCATCTGAGCAAGCGCAGCATCCGGCTGCACGTGACGGGAGAAGTCGAGCACGTGGTGTCCGGCCATCCCGTCCTGCTGACTCTGGCTGTGCTCACGTTCGTGCTCGATGCCCGGGATCGATTGCTGGCGGAGGGAAGCGGCGGGGAAATCCGGATCGAACTGGCCAGTGCGGGCTCGTGCGCGGTTGTCGTATTTTCCGACTCGGCGGTCAAGGGGTCGGGGTTGGGCACCTCGGAGGCGTTGCCGCCGCTGGACGCATCCCGGCTGGTGGATCCGCGCCGTGAATTTGCCGCCCGGGCGCTACATGCCATCGCGGCGGCCCATGGCGGGTGCGTGCGTCCTCACGACGAGCGGGACCGCCGGATCATCCGGATGGAGATTCCGTACCAGCAACCGGCACCGCCACCGACCGGCTGA
- a CDS encoding ABC transporter substrate-binding protein: protein MAVACGGLILLGIACRQAAPGPPAPKSVPLRGGICRLVTPVVATLDPLYVTDVYEATIIACLFNGLVRYDDALNVLPDLAEEWRVSSDGRTYTFTLRSGVRFHDGSPLEIDDVLHTFRRCLTAGGQPASSGVILERLVDQEYIDGRPTFRISARDARTLEIVLRHAYPEFLKILAMDQLRIVPRRYFPPDRKVEQPPFIGTGAFMLDVFQTDRIELKRNDHFHRSPPHLDRVRFTVTSEYSSRHNRRLFEAGQLDVMDAYSGTPNDGFMPQAQRLIQAQLTTSMLVLNCRRPPTDDPSFRKAVSLAFDRTEYLTHSHPTLKPTESFLPARMFGFSPPSGRFAFDPSAAAMHLERSRHSGGETPTLIYLDFQREPQFFNLLTDTARRLGFSLACREIPWAGFQEEIRRGDFNITIMAWTADTPIAEQYLESLLHSDSQQNVAGYRDPVVDDLIDRLYRESNLHAKLRIIQSIETRLQETVPLIPLESYVMTYLLQPHVRGARLNPFGICSLNLEEIWFDPAPR, encoded by the coding sequence ATGGCCGTGGCTTGTGGCGGGTTGATCCTGCTGGGCATCGCCTGCCGGCAGGCGGCGCCCGGGCCGCCGGCGCCCAAGAGCGTGCCGCTGCGGGGAGGGATATGCCGGCTGGTCACACCCGTTGTCGCCACACTGGATCCGCTGTACGTCACCGACGTGTACGAAGCGACGATCATCGCCTGCCTGTTCAACGGACTGGTGCGATACGATGACGCACTGAACGTTCTACCCGACCTCGCGGAGGAGTGGCGAGTGTCGTCCGACGGACGCACCTACACATTCACCCTCCGCTCGGGAGTTCGATTCCACGACGGTTCCCCGCTGGAAATCGACGATGTTCTGCACACCTTCCGGCGCTGCCTGACCGCCGGCGGCCAGCCTGCCAGCAGCGGCGTGATCCTGGAGCGCCTCGTCGACCAGGAGTACATCGACGGCCGGCCCACCTTTCGCATCAGCGCCCGCGATGCCCGCACACTGGAAATCGTCCTGCGGCACGCCTATCCGGAATTTCTCAAAATCCTGGCCATGGACCAACTCCGCATCGTCCCCCGGCGGTATTTCCCACCGGACCGCAAAGTCGAGCAGCCGCCCTTCATCGGCACCGGTGCGTTCATGCTCGATGTGTTTCAGACCGATCGGATCGAATTGAAGCGTAACGACCATTTTCACCGATCGCCGCCTCACCTCGACCGGGTGCGCTTCACCGTGACATCCGAATATTCCAGCCGTCACAACCGCCGCCTCTTCGAGGCGGGCCAACTGGACGTCATGGACGCGTATTCAGGCACCCCAAACGACGGGTTCATGCCACAGGCGCAACGACTCATCCAGGCTCAACTGACCACTTCAATGCTGGTTTTGAACTGCCGGCGCCCCCCCACGGATGATCCATCCTTTCGCAAAGCGGTGTCGCTTGCATTCGATCGGACGGAATATCTCACGCACAGTCATCCGACGCTCAAGCCCACCGAATCCTTCCTGCCGGCGCGCATGTTCGGATTCAGTCCGCCCTCCGGACGATTTGCTTTCGACCCGTCGGCCGCCGCCATGCATTTGGAACGATCCCGCCATTCCGGCGGGGAAACGCCGACGCTGATCTACCTGGACTTCCAGCGTGAGCCGCAGTTTTTCAATCTGTTGACGGACACGGCTCGCCGGCTCGGATTTTCGCTCGCCTGCCGGGAGATCCCGTGGGCCGGTTTTCAGGAGGAAATTCGACGTGGCGACTTCAACATCACCATCATGGCCTGGACGGCCGACACCCCCATCGCCGAGCAGTACCTCGAGAGTCTGCTCCATTCCGATTCGCAACAGAACGTCGCCGGTTATCGCGATCCGGTCGTGGACGACCTCATCGACCGGCTCTACCGGGAGTCCAACCTCCATGCCAAGCTCCGGATCATCCAATCCATCGAGACCCGCCTGCAGGAAACCGTCCCCCTGATCCCGCTGGAGAGTTACGTGATGACTTATCTGCTGCAGCCCCACGTCCGGGGCGCCCGGCTGAATCCGTTCGG